In Kordiimonas pumila, a single genomic region encodes these proteins:
- a CDS encoding Maf family protein, which translates to MTAAAKPSEKTGLILASASPRRLQLLEQIAIIPAAVIPADIDETPHAGEKPKIYAERIAAEKATTVYREHAGHVILAADTVVACGARILPKAEDSDTAIKCLKLLSGRRHRVISGISLVLPCGKQYVKSVASVVAFKRLTDAEISGYIASGEWDGKAGGYAIQGLAASFVRFMSGSYSNIVGLPLFEVAGWLHTHLKETDKP; encoded by the coding sequence ATGACCGCCGCCGCGAAGCCTTCTGAAAAGACTGGTCTTATTTTGGCCTCCGCGTCACCGCGGCGGCTACAGTTGCTTGAGCAAATAGCCATTATACCTGCCGCTGTTATTCCGGCAGATATAGACGAAACGCCCCATGCGGGCGAAAAACCAAAAATCTATGCCGAACGTATTGCCGCAGAAAAAGCGACTACTGTTTACCGCGAGCATGCGGGCCATGTGATTTTGGCCGCAGATACAGTTGTAGCATGTGGTGCCCGCATTTTGCCAAAGGCAGAAGACAGCGACACTGCTATTAAATGCCTCAAGCTGTTATCGGGCCGCAGGCACAGGGTTATCTCTGGCATATCGCTGGTGCTGCCCTGCGGCAAGCAGTATGTAAAATCTGTTGCGAGTGTTGTTGCCTTCAAACGCCTTACAGATGCCGAAATCAGCGGGTATATTGCCAGCGGTGAATGGGACGGCAAAGCAGGCGGCTATGCAATACAAGGCCTTGCCGCCAGCTTCGTACGCTTTATGTCCGGCTCTTATAGCAACATTGTTGGCTTGCCGCTGTTTGAGGTGGCTGGCTGGCTTCATACCCATTTGAAAGAAACAGACAAACCATGA
- the infA gene encoding translation initiation factor IF-1 encodes MAKEEVLEMRGTVTELLPNAMFRVKLENDHEILGHTAGKMRKNRIRVLAGDDVLVELTPYDLTKGRITYRFK; translated from the coding sequence ATGGCTAAAGAAGAAGTACTTGAGATGCGCGGCACAGTCACTGAACTGTTGCCTAACGCTATGTTCCGGGTAAAGCTGGAAAATGACCATGAAATTCTGGGTCATACAGCTGGTAAAATGCGCAAGAACCGCATTCGTGTTCTTGCTGGTGATGATGTTCTTGTAGAACTGACGCCCTACGACCTGACCAAAGGCCGTATTACTTATCGCTTCAAATAA
- a CDS encoding arsenate reductase/protein-tyrosine-phosphatase family protein — MTKPPKNVLFVCNQNAVRSPMAEALAMKHSKRRMFVESAGLIAGALDPFTVAAMAEEGLQIEQHKAQTIADIDLPLFELVIALTPESHERLTKMVGPETKLEYWATPDPSDAEGTRNQVMDSYRLVRDHLECRIADRFNFSK, encoded by the coding sequence ATGACAAAGCCCCCAAAGAATGTTCTGTTTGTCTGTAACCAGAATGCTGTGCGCAGCCCCATGGCCGAAGCACTTGCCATGAAACACAGCAAACGCCGTATGTTTGTGGAATCAGCCGGGCTGATTGCAGGCGCGCTTGACCCCTTTACCGTAGCTGCCATGGCAGAAGAAGGTTTGCAGATTGAACAACACAAAGCCCAAACCATTGCCGACATTGACCTGCCTCTGTTTGAACTGGTAATCGCCTTAACACCGGAAAGCCACGAGCGGCTTACTAAAATGGTGGGGCCAGAAACCAAGCTGGAATATTGGGCAACACCAGACCCATCAGACGCTGAAGGCACCCGCAATCAGGTGATGGATAGCTACAGGCTGGTACGCGACCACCTCGAATGTCGAATCGCAGACCGCTTTAATTTTAGCAAATAA
- a CDS encoding UPF0262 family protein, which translates to MTKKKLIDVTLDESTIVRWSADVEHERRIAIFDLLEENSFDLVKSADDRYEGPYKLHLGTIEGRLSFEVKSTDNELLMNFRLAMTPFRRIIREYFAICDSYYEAIKTASPSQIEAIDMGRRGLHNQGSELLQERLEGKVEIDMQTARRLFTLVCILHLKDGRGPR; encoded by the coding sequence ATGACAAAAAAGAAGCTTATAGATGTAACCTTGGACGAATCCACAATTGTGCGCTGGAGCGCCGATGTGGAGCACGAGCGCCGTATTGCCATCTTTGACCTTCTGGAAGAAAACAGTTTTGACCTCGTGAAATCAGCCGATGATCGCTATGAGGGGCCTTACAAACTGCATTTAGGCACCATAGAAGGCCGCCTTTCTTTTGAGGTCAAAAGTACTGACAATGAGCTTTTAATGAATTTCAGGCTCGCCATGACCCCGTTTCGCCGCATTATTCGCGAATATTTTGCCATCTGTGACAGCTATTATGAAGCGATTAAAACTGCAAGCCCATCGCAGATTGAAGCCATTGATATGGGAAGGCGCGGCCTGCACAACCAAGGCAGCGAGCTATTACAAGAACGCCTAGAGGGCAAAGTGGAAATTGATATGCAAACCGCCCGGCGGCTTTTTACCCTAGTATGTATACTGCACCTTAAAGATGGAAGGGGCCCTCGGTAA
- the hisD gene encoding histidinol dehydrogenase → MVQRLNSKSADFEESFKALLGAKRESSSDVSDTVKAIIADVKARGDDAVFDLTAKFDRFDARTKGIAITAAEVDAACEQIDPVTMQALETAATRIRAFHEKQLPDDLDYIDDAGVRLGQHWKAVQAAGLYVPGGTASYPSSVLMNAIPASVAGVDRVVMVVPTPDDVLNPLVLAAARLAGVTEIYRIGGAQAVAALAYGTETIALVDKIVGPGNAFVAEAKRQVFGKVGIDSIAGPSEILVVADNKNDPRWIAADLLSQAEHDTAAQSILITDDAAYAEQVIMAVEDHLATLKRRDIAQTSWTNYGAVIVVDTLMNSIPLIDRLAAEHLELAIDNPSEMQAKIRNAGAIFLGRHTPEAIGDYVAGPNHVLPTARTARFSGGLSVYDFMKRTTFVGCTEESLRVVGPAAIRLAEEEGLGAHALSVAIRLKP, encoded by the coding sequence ATGGTACAGCGTCTAAATAGCAAGAGCGCAGATTTTGAAGAAAGCTTTAAAGCGCTTTTGGGGGCAAAGCGCGAATCGTCTAGCGATGTGAGCGACACGGTAAAGGCTATCATCGCCGATGTAAAAGCACGCGGTGACGATGCTGTTTTTGACCTGACCGCAAAGTTTGACCGGTTCGATGCTCGCACTAAAGGCATTGCCATTACAGCTGCTGAAGTGGACGCGGCCTGCGAGCAGATAGACCCAGTAACCATGCAGGCGCTTGAAACCGCAGCAACCCGTATTCGTGCTTTCCACGAAAAACAGCTACCAGACGATCTGGATTATATAGACGATGCCGGTGTGCGCCTTGGCCAGCACTGGAAAGCTGTTCAAGCGGCTGGCCTTTATGTGCCTGGCGGCACCGCAAGTTATCCGTCCTCTGTATTGATGAATGCCATCCCAGCCTCTGTTGCTGGCGTGGACCGCGTGGTTATGGTGGTGCCAACCCCAGACGATGTTTTAAACCCGCTGGTGCTTGCAGCAGCCCGGCTAGCTGGTGTTACAGAAATATACCGCATTGGCGGCGCACAGGCTGTAGCTGCCCTCGCCTACGGCACAGAAACCATTGCCCTTGTTGACAAAATCGTTGGCCCCGGCAACGCTTTTGTTGCGGAGGCGAAACGACAGGTGTTTGGCAAAGTTGGTATCGACAGTATTGCAGGCCCCAGCGAAATTCTGGTGGTGGCAGACAATAAAAACGACCCACGCTGGATTGCTGCTGACCTTTTATCGCAGGCCGAGCACGATACCGCCGCACAGAGTATATTGATCACCGATGATGCTGCATACGCCGAACAGGTTATTATGGCGGTTGAAGACCACTTGGCTACCCTTAAACGCCGTGATATTGCGCAGACAAGCTGGACAAATTACGGTGCAGTGATCGTGGTTGATACTTTAATGAACAGCATACCGCTGATAGACAGGCTGGCTGCAGAGCACCTTGAACTGGCCATTGATAACCCGTCAGAAATGCAGGCAAAAATCAGGAATGCGGGTGCCATTTTCCTTGGCCGCCACACGCCTGAGGCGATCGGTGACTATGTAGCTGGGCCAAATCACGTGCTGCCTACAGCTCGAACGGCACGTTTTTCAGGTGGCCTGAGTGTTTATGACTTTATGAAACGCACCACCTTTGTGGGCTGCACGGAAGAAAGCCTAAGGGTTGTTGGCCCTGCTGCCATTCGGCTTGCCGAGGAAGAAGGGCTGGGTGCACACGCACTGTCTGTTGCTATTCGATTAAAACCATAG
- the hisG gene encoding ATP phosphoribosyltransferase, producing the protein MELSEKLVLALPKGRILEEVMPLVRKAGIEPEADFDDPKSRKLEFDTNIPNLSIIRVRAFDAATFVAFGAAHLGVVGNDVLQEFGYSDLYSPLDLDIGHCRLSLAMPVDEAEEDPKEWSHIRVATKYPNMTREYYAERGIQAECIKLNGAMELAPKLGLSRRIVDLVSTGGTLKANHLKEVEVLTHITSRLVVNRPAFKTRPQEVSYWIERFREATQDGTASK; encoded by the coding sequence ATGGAACTGAGTGAAAAACTTGTACTAGCCCTGCCAAAAGGCCGCATTCTGGAAGAGGTTATGCCTCTTGTAAGGAAAGCTGGCATTGAACCCGAAGCCGATTTTGACGACCCGAAATCGCGCAAGCTGGAGTTTGATACCAATATCCCGAATCTCTCGATCATCCGTGTGCGCGCTTTTGATGCTGCCACGTTTGTAGCGTTTGGCGCAGCGCATCTGGGTGTTGTCGGTAACGATGTATTGCAGGAATTTGGCTATTCTGACCTGTATTCACCGCTTGATTTGGATATTGGCCACTGTCGCCTGTCGCTTGCGATGCCGGTGGATGAAGCAGAGGAAGACCCGAAAGAATGGTCGCACATTCGTGTTGCTACCAAATACCCGAATATGACCCGCGAATATTATGCCGAGCGCGGTATTCAGGCTGAGTGTATCAAGCTGAACGGCGCGATGGAACTGGCACCAAAACTGGGGCTTTCGCGGCGCATTGTTGATCTTGTATCCACGGGTGGCACCTTGAAAGCAAACCACCTGAAGGAAGTTGAGGTATTAACCCATATTACCTCGCGGCTTGTGGTAAATAGGCCAGCGTTTAAAACACGTCCCCAAGAAGTAAGTTACTGGATAGAGCGATTCAGAGAGGCAACCCAAGATGGTACAGCGTCTAAATAG
- a CDS encoding DUF2948 family protein produces MNKPLKLIAQSADDLTVISALLQDMTIRVGDIAWLPAEKRLACIGNRFVWEKKRLFRRPKGERIRTAFHFRGVEKLQYQNIDITNSESILSLLNIEATETEKSTQIVLNFSGGSSLAITAEVIDCVAADVSDTWQAIARPHHA; encoded by the coding sequence ATGAACAAGCCCCTGAAACTGATTGCGCAAAGCGCTGATGACCTCACTGTTATATCTGCTCTCTTGCAGGATATGACCATTCGGGTGGGCGATATTGCGTGGCTGCCTGCTGAAAAACGCCTAGCCTGTATTGGCAACCGTTTTGTGTGGGAGAAAAAGCGCCTGTTCCGCAGGCCAAAAGGCGAACGTATTCGCACAGCATTTCATTTTCGCGGTGTTGAAAAACTCCAATACCAGAATATCGACATCACAAACTCTGAGAGCATTTTAAGCCTCTTGAACATAGAGGCCACTGAAACTGAAAAGAGCACCCAAATTGTACTCAATTTTTCAGGGGGTAGTAGCCTTGCCATAACGGCAGAGGTAATCGACTGTGTTGCCGCAGATGTATCGGATACATGGCAAGCTATTGCCAGACCGCATCATGCCTGA